A single genomic interval of Halomonas sp. GT harbors:
- a CDS encoding PHP domain-containing protein, with protein sequence MPLLPANYLSANSLPPVFDADQRYTVDLHMHSTASDGALTPTELVKLCAERGLTHMSLTDHDTMEGIEEAGVAAHQAGVCLVPGCELSTRWQGINIHVVALMPGGLQGPLVEGLEQQREARIKRAEVIAERLEKMGLPNALEKARAQAGSDRPLGRPDFARALVAEGVVDDWAGAFKRYLGSGKKGDVKAHWPEISDAVAWVVASGGVAVLAHPLRYGLTRRKRGLLMDTFKAAGGQSVELVSGQQNPDSTRDLARQLVERDLYASMGSDFHFPGSHAAPGSMSVIPRTAASPIWQHPRLIHLRDAPSGMLGPGS encoded by the coding sequence ATGCCCCTACTTCCTGCGAACTATCTTTCTGCGAACTCTCTGCCCCCTGTGTTTGATGCCGACCAGCGTTATACGGTGGATTTACACATGCACTCTACCGCGTCAGATGGCGCGCTTACCCCTACCGAGCTGGTAAAGTTGTGCGCTGAACGTGGTCTTACGCACATGTCGCTGACAGACCATGACACCATGGAAGGCATTGAAGAAGCTGGCGTCGCGGCTCATCAAGCTGGGGTTTGCTTGGTGCCTGGCTGTGAGCTATCCACGCGCTGGCAAGGAATCAACATTCACGTAGTGGCGCTTATGCCCGGCGGTTTGCAAGGGCCTCTTGTAGAGGGGCTTGAGCAGCAGCGCGAAGCACGCATCAAGCGCGCTGAAGTAATCGCCGAGCGGTTAGAAAAAATGGGGTTACCCAACGCGCTAGAAAAAGCGCGCGCCCAGGCAGGCAGCGACCGTCCCTTGGGCAGGCCCGACTTTGCCCGTGCGCTAGTTGCTGAAGGTGTGGTTGATGATTGGGCAGGTGCGTTTAAGCGCTATTTAGGCAGCGGTAAAAAAGGCGATGTAAAAGCCCACTGGCCAGAAATCAGCGATGCAGTGGCCTGGGTTGTGGCCTCTGGTGGTGTGGCAGTGCTGGCGCACCCGCTGCGCTATGGGCTTACCCGGCGCAAGCGAGGTTTGCTGATGGATACCTTTAAAGCAGCAGGTGGACAGAGCGTTGAGCTGGTGAGTGGTCAGCAGAATCCAGACAGCACTCGCGATCTCGCTCGACAATTAGTAGAGCGCGACTTATACGCCTCCATGGGCAGCGATTTTCATTTTCCTGGCAGTCACGCTGCCCCTGGTAGTATGAGCGTGATACCACGCACAGCTGCGTCGCCAATTTGGCAGCACCCGCGCTTAATTCATTTGCGCGATGCGCCCAGTGGTATGTTAGGTCCTGGGTCTTAA